The following proteins are co-located in the Desulfovibrio legallii genome:
- a CDS encoding MATE family efflux transporter produces the protein MQFFSWVEARRLYAIGLPIFVAQMAQTGMAFVDTALAGQYSAEHMAAVAVAGSVWQPVALLGIGCLLSLSPLSAQAVGSGQPDRAAHLLRQGLWLTLGLSLVLMSFFYTVSWQMESFGLAPHLAAISGGFLRAMLWGLPGFLLFVNQRGFLEGFARTRPAMIIGVLGLVINVPFNYVFIYGKLGMPELGGVGCGVASAVSFWFMALCMFLHLRFSRQYASMRPLFRPLWRGPERFDGVLVLRVLRIGLPGALALFFEVALFALSAILLAPLGTVMVAGHQIALNFGALVFMVPLSISMTATIRVGACLGAAQVDRAKLVARTALSLSVIFALCIALLTVLLRRQIVGIYTEDAAVAALAAHLLLFGAAYQVLDGLQATGIGILRGHNDTRIISVICFMAYALIGLPLGYVLGRTDLLTPALGAVGFWIAYIVALGFGAVCYLLRLRYLYALPAQSLLTRVRR, from the coding sequence ATGCAGTTTTTTTCCTGGGTGGAGGCCCGCCGCCTTTACGCCATCGGGCTGCCCATTTTTGTGGCCCAGATGGCCCAGACGGGCATGGCTTTTGTGGATACGGCCCTGGCCGGCCAATACAGCGCCGAACACATGGCCGCCGTGGCCGTGGCCGGGTCTGTGTGGCAACCTGTGGCCCTGCTGGGCATTGGCTGTCTGCTGTCGCTTTCGCCCCTGAGTGCTCAGGCCGTGGGCAGCGGACAACCGGACAGGGCGGCGCACCTGCTGCGGCAGGGGTTGTGGCTGACGCTTGGCCTGAGCCTGGTGCTCATGAGCTTTTTTTACACGGTTTCCTGGCAGATGGAGTCTTTTGGCCTTGCGCCGCATCTGGCGGCCATTTCCGGCGGATTTCTGCGGGCCATGCTCTGGGGCCTGCCGGGCTTTCTGCTTTTTGTGAACCAGCGCGGTTTTCTGGAGGGTTTTGCCCGCACCCGTCCGGCTATGATTATCGGGGTGCTGGGGCTGGTGATCAACGTGCCTTTCAACTATGTGTTCATTTACGGTAAGCTGGGCATGCCCGAGCTGGGCGGTGTGGGCTGCGGCGTGGCCTCGGCGGTGAGCTTCTGGTTCATGGCCCTGTGCATGTTTCTGCACCTGCGTTTTTCTCGGCAGTACGCCTCCATGCGGCCTCTGTTCCGGCCACTGTGGCGTGGCCCGGAGCGTTTTGACGGTGTGCTGGTGCTGCGGGTGCTGCGTATCGGGCTGCCCGGCGCGCTGGCCCTGTTTTTTGAAGTGGCGCTGTTTGCCCTGAGCGCCATTTTGCTGGCCCCGCTGGGCACGGTCATGGTGGCCGGGCATCAGATAGCCCTTAATTTTGGGGCCCTGGTCTTTATGGTACCGCTTTCCATCAGCATGACGGCCACCATCCGCGTGGGGGCCTGCCTGGGCGCGGCGCAGGTGGACAGGGCCAAACTGGTGGCCCGTACGGCCTTGAGCCTCAGCGTGATCTTTGCCCTCTGCATAGCCCTGCTTACGGTGCTGCTGCGGCGGCAGATTGTGGGCATTTATACGGAAGACGCCGCCGTGGCGGCCCTGGCCGCCCATCTGCTGCTTTTCGGAGCCGCCTACCAGGTGCTGGATGGCCTACAGGCCACGGGCATCGGCATTTTGCGCGGACACAACGACACGCGCATTATTTCCGTCATCTGCTTTATGGCCTATGCGCTGATCGGTCTGCCTCTGGGCTATGTGCTGGGACGCACCGACCTGCTGACCCCGGCTCTGGGCGCCGTGGGCTTCTGGATTGCCTACATTGTGGCCCTGGGCTTTGGCGCAGTGTGCTATCTGCTGCGGTTGCGCTATCTTTACGCGCTGCCGGCCCAAAGCCTGTTGACGCGCGTGCGGCGGTGA
- a CDS encoding DNA-3-methyladenine glycosylase family protein — translation MPAAPIAFQVTAPYFCYGPKELAHLSRRDARLARAIEAIGPVRRTVRPDFFAALMHAIVGQQIATKAQETVWTRLETALGRVTPATVAAAGTELLQKQGLSYRKVSYMQAAAAAALCGDLDPEALRRLDDAALCAALCRLNGVGVWTAEMLMLFSLQRPDILSWGDLAIQRGLRMLYRHKEMPRERFERCRRRYSPYGSVASLYLWAIAGGALPELTDPAARPPQ, via the coding sequence ATGCCCGCAGCACCCATCGCCTTTCAGGTCACTGCCCCATATTTCTGTTACGGCCCAAAGGAACTTGCGCACCTTTCCCGGCGCGACGCGCGTCTGGCCCGGGCCATAGAAGCCATCGGCCCTGTGCGGCGCACAGTGCGGCCGGATTTTTTCGCCGCGCTTATGCACGCCATTGTAGGCCAGCAGATAGCCACCAAGGCGCAGGAAACCGTCTGGACGCGTCTGGAAACGGCCCTCGGCCGGGTGACGCCCGCCACAGTAGCCGCCGCCGGGACAGAACTTTTGCAAAAACAGGGGCTTTCCTATCGCAAGGTGAGCTATATGCAGGCTGCGGCGGCCGCCGCCCTATGTGGGGATCTGGACCCGGAGGCCCTGCGCCGCCTGGACGACGCGGCCCTCTGTGCGGCCCTCTGCCGACTTAATGGCGTGGGCGTCTGGACCGCAGAAATGCTCATGCTGTTTTCCCTGCAGCGGCCGGACATCCTGAGCTGGGGCGACCTGGCCATCCAGCGGGGGCTGCGTATGCTCTACCGCCACAAAGAGATGCCCCGGGAACGCTTTGAACGCTGCCGACGGCGCTACAGCCCTTACGGCTCTGTAGCCAGCCTGTACCTCTGGGCCATTGCGGGCGGCGCTCTGCCGGAACTGACCGACCCGGCTGCCCGCCCGCCCCAATAA
- a CDS encoding PFL family protein has product MLSEREITSTLNMLRNEHLDVRTVTLGVSLFDCVSHDLDLFTANVRAKLRRYASQLVAVCDDVGDKYGIPVVNKRISVSPIAVVAAPFGPDGMVRVCRALDEAAREAGVDFLGGFSALVEKGFANGDRALIEALPEALSQTERICSSINVASSRSGINMDAVALMGRQIRNVAAATADRGGIGCAKLVVFANIPQDVPFMAGAYLGVGEPDVVINVGVSGPGVVKKALDRAREAGHNAKGRRLTLLDMAEVIKRTAYKVTRVGEIIGSEVADRLGIPFGVADLSLAPTPAVGDSVGEIFQSLGLSSIGAPGSTAVLAMLNDAVKKGGAFASSSVGGLSGAFIPVSEDSSIEAAATSGRLSLEKLEAMTSVCSVGLDMIAIPGDTPAXTIAGIIADEMAIGVINHKTTAVRLIPVPGKSVGDEVSFGGLLGKAAIIPVTQGDASEFIALGGRIPAPIHSLKN; this is encoded by the coding sequence ATGCTTTCCGAACGTGAGATAACCAGCACCCTGAATATGCTCCGCAATGAGCATCTGGACGTGCGCACTGTCACCCTGGGCGTGAGCCTGTTTGACTGCGTAAGCCACGACCTGGACCTTTTCACCGCCAATGTACGCGCCAAACTGCGCCGCTACGCCTCCCAACTGGTGGCCGTGTGCGACGACGTGGGCGACAAGTACGGCATTCCCGTGGTCAACAAGCGCATCAGCGTAAGCCCCATCGCCGTGGTGGCCGCGCCCTTCGGCCCGGACGGCATGGTGCGGGTCTGCCGCGCCCTGGACGAGGCCGCCCGCGAAGCCGGCGTGGACTTTCTGGGCGGCTTTTCCGCCCTGGTGGAAAAAGGCTTTGCCAACGGCGACCGCGCGCTCATCGAGGCCCTGCCCGAAGCCCTCTCCCAAACCGAACGTATCTGCTCTTCCATCAACGTGGCTTCGTCCCGCAGCGGCATCAACATGGACGCCGTGGCTCTCATGGGCCGACAGATCCGTAACGTGGCTGCCGCCACAGCCGATCGCGGCGGCATAGGCTGCGCCAAACTGGTGGTTTTTGCCAACATCCCGCAGGATGTGCCCTTTATGGCCGGGGCCTACCTGGGCGTGGGCGAACCCGACGTGGTCATCAACGTGGGCGTTTCCGGCCCCGGCGTGGTCAAAAAAGCTCTGGACCGCGCCCGCGAGGCAGGCCACAACGCCAAAGGCCGTCGCCTGACCCTGCTGGACATGGCTGAAGTGATCAAACGCACGGCCTACAAAGTGACCCGCGTGGGCGAAATCATCGGCAGCGAAGTGGCCGACCGCCTGGGCATCCCCTTTGGCGTGGCCGACCTTTCCCTGGCCCCCACCCCGGCGGTGGGCGACTCCGTGGGTGAAATTTTTCAAAGCCTGGGGCTTTCCAGCATCGGCGCGCCCGGCTCCACCGCCGTGCTGGCCATGCTCAACGACGCCGTAAAAAAAGGCGGCGCCTTTGCCTCCTCTTCGGTGGGAGGCCTTTCCGGGGCCTTCATTCCCGTGTCTGAAGACTCCAGCATTGAAGCGGCAGCCACCTCCGGGCGGCTGAGTCTGGAAAAGCTGGAAGCCATGACCAGCGTCTGCTCCGTGGGTCTGGACATGATCGCCATCCCCGGCGACACGCCCGCCRGCACCATCGCCGGCATCATTGCTGACGAAATGGCCATCGGCGTCATCAACCACAAGACCACGGCCGTACGCCTCATTCCCGTGCCCGGCAAAAGCGTGGGAGACGAAGTTTCCTTTGGCGGTCTGCTGGGCAAGGCCGCCATCATCCCCGTCACGCAGGGCGACGCTTCGGAATTTATTGCCCTGGGCGGTCGCATCCCCGCGCCCATCCACAGCCTGAAGAACTGA
- a CDS encoding glycine cleavage system protein R yields the protein MQKYTASFLGRDCPGVVATVSRILEETGCNIEEVTQTILSGEFAAIFVVAAPEGSDAEGLRQKLSAGLEAAGVDLSVLVRPAIKGQWGTDLHCEPFVVTADGPDKPGLIAAMSRVFARHGVNIESLKAILGEGGANHALFVFEVMVPESVDLGRLRRELACEGQKRELRVSVQHRDIFEAVHRVTPF from the coding sequence ATGCAAAAGTACACTGCCTCTTTTCTGGGGCGGGATTGCCCCGGCGTGGTGGCTACGGTCAGCCGCATCCTCGAAGAAACGGGCTGCAATATTGAGGAAGTGACCCAGACCATCCTTTCCGGCGAATTCGCGGCCATTTTCGTAGTGGCCGCGCCTGAAGGCTCTGACGCCGAAGGCCTGCGCCAAAAGCTCAGCGCCGGGCTGGAGGCCGCCGGGGTGGACCTTTCCGTGCTGGTGCGGCCGGCCATCAAGGGGCAGTGGGGCACGGACCTGCACTGTGAGCCCTTTGTGGTTACGGCGGACGGGCCGGACAAACCCGGCCTCATTGCGGCCATGAGCCGTGTGTTCGCCCGCCACGGCGTGAATATTGAAAGCCTCAAGGCCATCTTGGGCGAAGGCGGCGCCAACCACGCCCTGTTCGTTTTTGAAGTAATGGTGCCCGAAAGCGTGGACCTGGGTCGGCTGCGCCGTGAACTGGCCTGCGAAGGGCAAAAACGCGAGCTGCGCGTAAGCGTGCAGCACCGGGATATTTTTGAGGCCGTGCATCGGGTAACCCCATTTTAG
- the lysS gene encoding lysine--tRNA ligase, giving the protein MLESFAARDDLNEVVKNRVTKACDLLDAGVPLFPNDFRKQHDINWVLETYGPLEGEELDRQEDVFAVAGRIVSLRSFGKVAFFHIMDQTGRIQGYASREHMAAEDYAIVKKLDVGDIVGLSGHLFRTKTGELTVACRHIKLITRSMRPLPEKYHGLKDLEMRYRQRYVDLIVTPRAREIFLKRSLIVREFRRFMEDNGFMEVETPMMQPLAGGATAKPFKTHHNALDLDLFLRIAPELYLKRLLVGGFEKVFELNRNFRNEGIDTRHNPEFTMCEFYWAYATFEDLMDFTEQLFAHLARTACGDTVVPYQGEMIDLTPGAWKRLSFYDSLSQVGGHSPEFYNDYNRVRDYIRQRGEKAADSENLQKLQAKLFDLDVEPKLIQPHFIYHYPTEISPLSRRNDQNSGITDRFELFITGRELSNAFSELNDPVDQRLRFEEQVREREAGDDEAHSMDEDYLRALEYGMPPAAGQGVGIDRLVMLLTDSASIREVILFPLLRPES; this is encoded by the coding sequence ATGCTGGAAAGTTTTGCGGCCCGTGACGACCTCAACGAAGTGGTCAAAAACCGTGTGACCAAGGCCTGCGATCTGCTGGATGCGGGCGTGCCCCTTTTCCCCAATGATTTCCGAAAACAGCACGATATCAACTGGGTGCTGGAAACCTACGGCCCCCTGGAAGGGGAGGAGCTGGATCGGCAGGAGGACGTCTTTGCCGTGGCCGGGCGTATTGTTTCGCTGCGCTCGTTCGGCAAGGTGGCCTTTTTCCATATTATGGATCAGACCGGCCGTATCCAGGGCTACGCTTCGCGGGAACATATGGCGGCCGAAGACTACGCCATCGTTAAAAAGCTGGACGTGGGCGACATTGTGGGCCTGTCCGGCCATTTGTTCCGCACCAAGACGGGCGAGCTTACCGTGGCCTGTCGGCACATCAAGTTGATCACCCGCTCCATGCGACCTTTGCCGGAAAAATACCATGGCCTCAAAGATTTGGAAATGCGTTACCGCCAGCGCTATGTGGACCTGATTGTCACGCCGCGGGCACGCGAGATTTTTTTGAAGCGCAGCCTTATTGTGCGCGAATTCCGCCGTTTTATGGAAGACAACGGCTTCATGGAAGTGGAAACGCCCATGATGCAGCCCCTGGCCGGCGGGGCTACGGCCAAGCCCTTCAAAACGCACCACAATGCCCTGGATCTGGACCTCTTTTTACGCATCGCGCCGGAGCTCTATCTCAAGCGTCTGCTGGTGGGCGGCTTTGAAAAAGTCTTTGAGCTTAACCGCAACTTCCGCAACGAAGGCATTGACACGCGTCACAATCCGGAATTCACCATGTGTGAATTCTACTGGGCGTACGCCACCTTTGAAGACCTGATGGACTTCACCGAGCAGCTCTTTGCCCATCTGGCGCGCACGGCCTGCGGCGACACGGTGGTGCCCTATCAGGGCGAGATGATCGACCTTACCCCCGGCGCCTGGAAGCGGCTGAGTTTTTACGATTCCCTCAGCCAGGTGGGTGGGCACAGTCCGGAATTTTACAACGACTACAACCGGGTGCGGGATTATATCCGCCAGCGCGGCGAAAAGGCGGCGGACAGCGAAAACCTGCAGAAACTTCAGGCCAAGCTCTTTGATCTGGATGTGGAGCCTAAGCTCATTCAGCCGCATTTCATTTACCATTATCCGACTGAAATTTCTCCGCTTTCAAGAAGAAATGACCAGAACTCCGGCATCACGGACCGCTTTGAGCTGTTTATCACCGGACGGGAGCTTTCCAACGCCTTTTCCGAGCTCAACGACCCCGTGGACCAGCGTCTGCGATTTGAGGAGCAGGTGCGCGAGCGCGAGGCCGGCGACGACGAGGCCCATAGCATGGACGAGGACTATCTGCGCGCTCTGGAATACGGCATGCCGCCGGCGGCGGGGCAGGGCGTGGGCATAGACAGGCTGGTTATGCTGCTTACGGATTCGGCCTCCATCCGTGAGGTCATTCTCTTTCCGCTGCTGCGGCCCGAAAGTTAG
- the yjgA gene encoding ribosome biogenesis factor YjgA, with product MPRAQRYQWTADGQEEAPRPSRSSKKRASLALQDLGAELARLPLGDMRTLNLPADLVEALELYARIRDHEGRRRQLQFIGRLMRDVDPEPVRVALEARQARATADSAALHRAEQWRDRLMTAEGAELDALLDALPVGLDTAPEGVTADAPATTREKLYALTLEARREKAAGTAPHAARALFRALRSGLAAAAAAGREQAADLEKF from the coding sequence ATGCCCCGCGCCCAACGTTATCAGTGGACCGCCGACGGTCAGGAGGAAGCCCCCCGGCCCAGCCGTTCGTCCAAAAAACGCGCCAGTCTGGCTTTGCAGGATCTGGGGGCAGAGCTTGCCCGGCTGCCGCTGGGGGACATGCGCACGCTCAACCTGCCCGCTGACCTGGTGGAGGCGCTGGAGCTCTACGCCCGCATCCGCGATCATGAGGGCCGCCGCAGGCAACTGCAGTTTATTGGTCGACTCATGCGTGATGTGGACCCGGAACCCGTGCGCGTCGCCCTGGAGGCCCGCCAAGCCCGGGCTACGGCGGACAGCGCGGCCCTGCACCGGGCAGAGCAGTGGCGCGACCGCCTGATGACTGCTGAAGGAGCGGAGCTGGACGCCTTGCTGGACGCTCTGCCGGTGGGGCTGGATACAGCGCCGGAGGGCGTTACGGCGGACGCCCCAGCCACGACGCGGGAAAAACTGTACGCCCTGACCCTGGAAGCCCGGCGGGAAAAAGCCGCGGGAACAGCACCGCACGCCGCACGGGCGCTTTTTCGCGCGTTGCGCAGCGGACTTGCGGCGGCAGCGGCGGCAGGCCGGGAACAGGCTGCGGATCTGGAAAAATTTTGA
- a CDS encoding sigma-54-dependent Fis family transcriptional regulator: protein MQITTALDSSNYLSGMVLSEYKEQHIHNYLFPFTMQNGLTTPFLEKIYKIREMFHSGEISYSPFIRPSIMRSWQRAYAAGVDVDSEPMSILDNAVFQKILSENDFLVKVASRIMDELLENIFPSECCIILTDTEGVFLHTLGSGAGFGSGTACALRGLCSREDEDGTTAMSLCLQEKTAVCVFGCEHYNLRFDCWSCAAAPIFGKNGTLVGGLTLAVERDKFHHHTLGLVIAAAKAITEQMRLRRLLQELQAMTDLLGEAVLVFDAGGALRLINRYAKRLFHVRKDVLGQPLSAIATVTEGTELPAFGEKVSDRECSLQLRDGTTLHCLFSASPMPEGGLCVTLSSSQRMHRLAGRITGGKAIYDFADIKGSSASMAQSLRLAKVASGNAMTTLILGESGVGKELFAQAIHNGGPRRNQPFIVVNCGAIPRDLVQSELFGYEAGAFTGAKRQGTPGKFELADGGTIFLDEIGDMPLSAQISLLRVLQEGEVTRVGGKQPTRVDVRVVAATHRDLNAAVSNGAFRRDLYYRLNVLRIQVPPLRSRREDIAELAIFFLEKIAKALHKPLSGFTPAALETLRAYDWPGNVRELENLLERTAVVAAGPRIDADDLPQECTASGAAQGSRSVCFAPVATDAAPPSQEILCKAPADLVEALRQAGGNVRVAARTLGVSRVTLYARIRRSGLDLAAMRRQHRGP, encoded by the coding sequence ATGCAGATTACAACTGCCTTGGATTCTTCAAATTATCTCAGTGGAATGGTTCTATCAGAATATAAAGAGCAACACATACATAATTATTTATTTCCTTTTACTATGCAAAATGGACTTACAACGCCATTTTTGGAAAAAATATACAAAATACGCGAAATGTTCCATAGCGGTGAAATTTCTTATTCCCCGTTTATACGGCCAAGCATTATGCGGTCGTGGCAGCGTGCTTACGCAGCTGGCGTTGACGTAGATAGTGAGCCCATGAGTATATTGGACAATGCTGTTTTTCAAAAAATACTTTCTGAAAATGATTTTCTTGTCAAAGTCGCATCAAGGATTATGGACGAGCTTCTGGAAAATATTTTTCCTTCAGAATGCTGCATCATCCTCACGGATACCGAGGGCGTTTTTTTGCATACTTTGGGATCCGGGGCCGGATTTGGCAGTGGAACAGCCTGCGCCCTGCGTGGGCTGTGCAGTCGTGAAGACGAAGACGGCACCACCGCTATGAGCCTGTGCCTGCAAGAAAAGACTGCAGTATGCGTGTTTGGGTGTGAGCACTACAATCTCCGCTTTGACTGCTGGTCCTGCGCGGCAGCCCCTATTTTCGGCAAGAACGGCACGCTGGTGGGTGGGCTGACCCTGGCGGTAGAACGCGACAAGTTCCACCACCACACCCTTGGCCTGGTCATAGCCGCAGCCAAGGCCATCACCGAACAAATGCGTCTGCGTCGCCTGCTGCAGGAACTGCAGGCCATGACGGACCTGCTGGGCGAGGCCGTGCTGGTTTTTGACGCAGGCGGCGCGTTGCGGCTTATCAACCGATATGCCAAGCGCCTGTTTCATGTGCGTAAAGACGTGCTGGGGCAACCCCTGTCGGCCATCGCCACGGTCACAGAGGGAACGGAGCTGCCCGCCTTTGGCGAGAAAGTCAGCGACAGGGAGTGTTCCCTGCAGTTGCGCGACGGCACAACGCTGCACTGTCTGTTTTCCGCTTCGCCCATGCCCGAAGGAGGCCTGTGCGTTACCCTGAGCTCCAGCCAGCGCATGCACAGACTGGCGGGGCGCATCACTGGCGGCAAGGCAATCTACGATTTCGCGGACATCAAGGGCTCTTCCGCGTCTATGGCGCAGTCTTTGCGCCTGGCCAAAGTCGCCAGCGGCAACGCCATGACTACATTGATCCTGGGCGAAAGCGGCGTGGGCAAAGAGCTTTTTGCCCAGGCCATCCACAACGGCGGCCCCAGGCGTAATCAGCCCTTCATTGTGGTCAACTGCGGGGCCATACCCCGCGACCTGGTCCAGAGTGAGCTTTTCGGCTATGAAGCCGGCGCCTTTACCGGCGCCAAGCGCCAAGGCACGCCGGGCAAGTTTGAACTGGCCGACGGCGGCACCATTTTTCTGGACGAAATCGGCGACATGCCGCTTTCCGCCCAGATCAGCCTGCTGCGTGTGCTGCAGGAAGGCGAAGTGACCCGTGTGGGCGGCAAGCAGCCCACACGGGTGGATGTACGGGTGGTGGCCGCCACCCACCGGGATCTCAACGCCGCCGTGAGCAACGGCGCTTTTCGACGCGACCTCTACTACCGCCTGAACGTACTGCGTATCCAGGTGCCGCCCCTACGCAGCAGGCGCGAGGACATTGCTGAGCTGGCCATTTTTTTTCTGGAAAAAATTGCAAAGGCCCTGCACAAACCGCTTTCGGGTTTTACCCCGGCAGCGCTGGAGACACTACGGGCCTATGACTGGCCCGGCAATGTGCGCGAGCTGGAAAATCTGCTGGAGCGCACGGCCGTCGTGGCCGCCGGTCCTCGCATAGACGCTGACGACCTGCCGCAGGAATGTACCGCCTCCGGTGCGGCGCAGGGTTCGCGTTCCGTCTGTTTCGCCCCCGTGGCGACCGACGCCGCGCCGCCTTCCCAGGAAATTCTTTGCAAGGCTCCCGCAGACCTTGTGGAGGCCTTGCGGCAGGCCGGAGGGAACGTGCGTGTAGCCGCCAGAACCCTGGGCGTGTCACGCGTGACTCTCTATGCGCGCATCAGACGCAGTGGACTTGACCTTGCCGCCATGCGTCGGCAGCATCGAGGTCCATAA
- a CDS encoding iron-containing alcohol dehydrogenase codes for MSTVTAFQLADILFTGAGALGKTPDLLKNAGLHKPLIVTDQGIVKAGLPKQLEAVLSTAGFSYAIYDKTVANPTDNNVEEAFALYSKESCDCLIGLGGGSSMDTAKGCGILATNGGSIDAYRGLGLLKAPLPYFIAVPTTAGTGSESTCAAVITNTRSDHPWKMAILDGRLLPKAAIIDPLLMTGLPPHITAATGMDAMTHAVEAYISLGAMEYTDSLALGAIRLVFTYLRRAVANGNDLVAREKMAYAQTMAGIAFSNAGLGLVHSMAHPLSAFYGISHGDANALVLPYVLDFNKISCREKMADIAVAAGIKDLGLYPEDTAVAAIKRLNADVRIPTTITEAGARIGVTIDRKDIAPMSRDALNEVTTPTNPRGATLKDIEALYNQCW; via the coding sequence ATGTCCACTGTCACTGCTTTTCAACTGGCTGACATTCTCTTTACGGGGGCCGGCGCTCTGGGCAAGACCCCGGACCTGCTCAAGAACGCCGGGCTGCATAAGCCCCTCATCGTGACAGACCAGGGCATCGTCAAGGCCGGACTGCCCAAGCAGTTGGAGGCCGTTTTGTCCACGGCCGGCTTCTCGTACGCCATCTACGACAAAACTGTGGCCAACCCTACTGACAATAATGTGGAAGAAGCGTTTGCCCTGTACAGCAAGGAGTCCTGCGACTGTCTGATTGGTCTCGGCGGCGGCAGCTCCATGGATACGGCCAAGGGCTGCGGCATACTGGCCACCAACGGCGGCTCTATTGACGCCTACCGCGGTCTGGGGTTGCTTAAGGCTCCCCTGCCCTACTTCATTGCCGTACCCACCACGGCCGGCACAGGTTCCGAATCCACCTGCGCCGCGGTCATCACCAACACCAGGAGCGACCATCCATGGAAGATGGCCATCCTGGATGGGCGGCTGCTGCCCAAGGCGGCCATCATCGACCCCCTGCTGATGACTGGCCTGCCGCCGCACATTACCGCCGCCACGGGCATGGACGCCATGACCCACGCCGTGGAAGCCTATATCTCGCTGGGCGCCATGGAATACACCGATTCCCTGGCGCTTGGGGCTATCCGCCTGGTGTTCACCTATCTGCGCAGGGCTGTAGCCAACGGCAATGATCTCGTCGCCCGCGAAAAAATGGCCTATGCCCAAACTATGGCCGGCATTGCCTTCAGCAACGCGGGGCTGGGGCTGGTCCACTCCATGGCCCACCCGCTGAGCGCCTTTTACGGCATCTCCCACGGCGACGCCAATGCCCTTGTCCTGCCCTATGTGCTTGATTTCAACAAAATCTCCTGCCGTGAAAAAATGGCGGATATCGCCGTGGCCGCCGGCATCAAAGACCTGGGCCTCTACCCCGAAGACACTGCCGTAGCAGCTATCAAACGACTCAACGCCGACGTGCGCATCCCCACCACCATTACGGAAGCCGGCGCTCGCATAGGCGTGACCATAGACCGCAAAGACATTGCCCCCATGTCCAGGGACGCCCTCAACGAAGTGACGACGCCCACCAACCCCAGAGGCGCTACGCTGAAGGATATTGAAGCCCTATACAACCAGTGCTGGTAA